In the genome of Patescibacteria group bacterium, one region contains:
- a CDS encoding bifunctional glycosyltransferase family 2/GtrA family protein, whose amino-acid sequence MQNPLLSVVIPAYNEAERIEATLLSIDTYLKSQHYTYEIIVVNDGSKDTTAEVVQNLLPSIQNLRLSNNAKNHGKGFVVRQGMLEATGQYRLFMDADNSTTIDHVEQFFPKFEEGYDVVVSSRRIDGSVLVKDQSKLRELLGTIFRTMIHMMVPLGITDSQNGFKMFTAKAAEKIFSKQKIVAWAFDVEILAIAKLFGFKIKEEPITWVNDERTHVTLKGMVRMLKETFQIKLNLSNGIYGMYDKRLGDQRHIILAKFLILGAINTAIDWIFYLALTRSIPFFADHLIIAKSAAFFIGSLPILLTGSYWVFPQSTQTRSGRVTMYAILAAAFFINTSALTSFLVLGVNDILAIVLATTISFAWNLTVSWIFLIKNHLIVIPAVYENGTQVG is encoded by the coding sequence ATGCAAAACCCCCTTTTATCTGTCGTAATACCGGCATACAACGAAGCTGAACGAATTGAGGCTACGCTCCTTTCTATTGATACGTATTTAAAGTCACAACATTACACCTACGAAATTATCGTGGTAAATGACGGTTCTAAAGACACAACAGCTGAAGTAGTACAAAACTTACTTCCATCTATTCAAAACCTCCGTTTGAGTAATAATGCTAAAAATCACGGTAAAGGCTTTGTCGTACGACAAGGTATGCTAGAAGCAACCGGGCAGTACCGCCTCTTTATGGATGCAGACAATTCAACAACTATTGATCATGTTGAACAATTTTTTCCTAAATTTGAAGAAGGGTATGATGTTGTTGTAAGTTCTCGTCGAATCGATGGATCTGTGCTCGTGAAAGATCAGAGTAAATTACGTGAATTATTGGGAACTATATTTCGAACAATGATTCATATGATGGTTCCTCTAGGAATTACAGATTCACAAAACGGTTTTAAAATGTTTACAGCTAAAGCTGCAGAAAAGATATTTAGCAAGCAAAAAATAGTTGCATGGGCATTTGATGTGGAAATTCTTGCTATCGCAAAATTGTTTGGTTTTAAGATTAAAGAAGAACCAATTACTTGGGTAAATGATGAACGAACACACGTAACATTAAAGGGAATGGTTCGGATGCTTAAGGAAACATTTCAGATTAAGCTCAATCTCTCAAACGGAATTTATGGTATGTATGATAAACGACTTGGAGATCAGCGACATATTATTCTAGCTAAGTTTTTGATTTTAGGAGCAATCAACACTGCAATAGACTGGATCTTTTATTTAGCACTCACTCGATCAATTCCATTTTTTGCTGATCATCTTATCATTGCGAAGAGTGCTGCATTCTTTATTGGAAGTCTTCCAATCTTGCTTACTGGTTCGTACTGGGTATTCCCACAATCAACACAGACACGAAGTGGGCGAGTTACAATGTACGCTATTCTTGCAGCCGCATTCTTTATAAACACTTCAGCACTTACATCATTCCTAGTACTTGGGGTAAATGATATTCTTGCAATTGTATTAGCAACAACTATTAGCTTTGCATGGAACCTCACAGTGTCATGGATATTTCTTATCAAGAATCACTTGATCGTTATTCCTGCTGTGTATGAAAACGGAACACAGGTTGGCTAG
- a CDS encoding glycosyl hydrolase family 8, with translation MSRKTWGIFLLVGAFLILGFVAYKNSPKRQVPIIFSPRTELLTLWEAYKQEYIEKGSFRVLDKQKDSITTSEGQSYAMLRAVWLDDKPTFDGVWKFTKDNLQHKEGDKLFAWLFGKQPDGSYGIMTSQGGQNSATDADTDIALALIFASARWNNQDYLNEAKLILDSVWAHEVVDIKGRPYLVANNLEKNSPTTMVVNPSYFSPYAYRVFAKVDPTHNWMGLVDTSYEVLEKSMAAPLDQTKSANIPPDWIFLDKTNGAILPPKAENLSTNFGYDALRTPWRIALDWQWFEEPRAKALLTDMKFLSEQWNSNSVLYVPYKHNGEPAEKHQSAAFYGGTIGYFMVADPENAKVIYDNKLQVLYNPDTNSWKVKLGYYDDNWVWFGIALYNNLLPNLAAN, from the coding sequence ATGTCACGAAAAACCTGGGGGATATTTTTATTAGTCGGAGCATTCCTAATTTTAGGATTTGTTGCGTATAAAAATAGTCCAAAACGACAAGTACCAATCATTTTCTCACCTCGAACTGAACTTCTTACACTGTGGGAAGCATACAAACAAGAATATATCGAGAAAGGAAGTTTTCGAGTACTTGATAAACAAAAAGATTCTATAACCACATCTGAAGGTCAAAGTTATGCAATGCTTAGAGCAGTGTGGCTTGATGACAAACCAACGTTTGATGGAGTGTGGAAGTTTACAAAAGACAATCTTCAACACAAAGAAGGAGATAAGCTTTTTGCATGGCTCTTTGGTAAGCAGCCAGATGGTTCATACGGAATTATGACAAGCCAAGGTGGCCAAAACAGTGCAACTGATGCAGATACAGATATTGCTCTTGCTCTTATCTTTGCTTCTGCGCGATGGAACAATCAGGATTATTTAAATGAAGCAAAATTGATTCTTGATAGTGTTTGGGCGCACGAAGTAGTCGATATTAAAGGCCGACCATACCTTGTTGCAAACAATCTCGAGAAAAACTCACCAACAACAATGGTGGTCAATCCTTCATACTTCTCTCCTTATGCATATCGAGTATTTGCAAAAGTTGATCCAACACATAACTGGATGGGCCTTGTAGATACTTCATATGAAGTACTAGAAAAGAGTATGGCGGCTCCTCTTGATCAAACAAAGAGTGCAAATATTCCACCAGACTGGATTTTCCTCGATAAAACCAATGGCGCGATCTTACCACCAAAGGCAGAAAATCTTTCTACCAACTTTGGATATGATGCACTTCGCACACCATGGAGAATTGCGCTTGATTGGCAGTGGTTTGAAGAACCTCGAGCAAAAGCGCTCTTAACTGATATGAAATTCCTAAGCGAACAATGGAATAGTAATTCTGTATTGTATGTGCCATATAAGCACAATGGCGAACCTGCTGAGAAACATCAATCTGCGGCCTTCTATGGCGGTACAATTGGTTATTTCATGGTAGCAGATCCAGAGAATGCAAAGGTCATTTATGACAATAAACTCCAAGTACTTTACAACCCAGATACAAATTCTTGGAAAGTTAAGCTCGGCTATTACGACGATAACTGGGTATGGTTTGGAATTGCACTTTATAACAATCTTCTCCCAAATCTCGCAGCAAATTAA
- a CDS encoding glycosyltransferase: protein MTPYTKTALPSKMSFLFNNIPKFLVFVDIVIAIIYTFILTFWFQVSNVYLFSALIVGQAFSLWMALTFLYTIWDMSYMPEGDDSFSEPVDVYITVAGEPTNIVEETLVAALAMEYPKFSVYLLNDGFVAKKDNWKEIEDLAIKYGAGCITRTVPGGAKAGNINNALKNTTSPFVAIFDADHIPHKDFLQKTMRYFADEKMAFVQSPQYYKNYATNYVTRGAWDQQSLFFGSILKGKNRHNAVSMCGTNMVIRREPLIAVGGMCDTNIAEDFVTGLMIHKLGYKSTYVPEVLAEGLAPEDFLSYYKQQLRWARGSLEVLFKYNPIFSRKLTWAQKIQYMSSASYYLSGIFVIMNAIIPIIFFFTGSVPFLISTMALAIVFIPYIFLLIYSLQLSTNFTYSFQAIAFSMASWSIHVRALYELIIGRKSGFAITSKTAIKGNFIKLVRPHIAYYVIALIGLGVALFREGLSASVSTNMAWVLLNVVIFYPFIKASLPEKESKEEAAVVTTNAYALPKR, encoded by the coding sequence ATGACACCCTACACAAAAACAGCCTTGCCTTCGAAGATGTCGTTTCTGTTCAACAACATCCCAAAATTCTTGGTATTTGTTGATATTGTGATTGCGATTATTTACACATTTATACTTACCTTCTGGTTTCAGGTATCAAATGTGTATCTTTTCAGTGCACTTATTGTAGGGCAAGCATTCTCATTGTGGATGGCACTCACCTTCCTTTACACCATTTGGGACATGTCATACATGCCAGAAGGTGATGATTCTTTTAGTGAGCCTGTAGATGTATACATTACTGTAGCTGGTGAACCAACAAACATTGTTGAAGAAACACTTGTCGCAGCTCTTGCAATGGAGTATCCAAAGTTTAGTGTCTATCTTTTGAACGATGGATTTGTTGCTAAAAAAGACAATTGGAAAGAAATTGAAGACTTAGCTATTAAATACGGTGCTGGATGTATCACACGTACAGTTCCTGGAGGAGCAAAAGCAGGAAATATAAATAACGCACTCAAGAATACAACAAGTCCATTTGTTGCTATCTTTGATGCTGATCATATTCCTCACAAAGACTTCCTTCAAAAGACAATGCGATACTTTGCAGATGAAAAAATGGCATTCGTACAGTCTCCTCAATACTACAAAAACTATGCTACAAATTATGTAACTCGTGGTGCATGGGATCAACAGTCACTCTTTTTCGGATCAATTCTTAAAGGAAAGAATCGTCACAATGCAGTAAGTATGTGTGGAACCAACATGGTTATCCGACGTGAACCCCTAATTGCAGTAGGTGGTATGTGTGATACCAACATTGCTGAAGACTTCGTAACAGGTCTTATGATCCACAAGCTTGGATACAAGTCTACCTATGTTCCTGAAGTACTCGCAGAAGGACTCGCACCAGAAGACTTCCTGTCATATTACAAGCAGCAGCTACGATGGGCACGAGGGAGTTTGGAAGTGCTTTTCAAGTACAATCCAATCTTTAGTAGAAAACTCACATGGGCACAAAAGATTCAATACATGTCATCTGCTAGTTATTACCTTTCAGGAATCTTTGTGATCATGAATGCGATAATTCCAATTATCTTCTTCTTTACTGGTTCTGTTCCCTTCCTGATTTCAACAATGGCATTGGCAATTGTGTTTATTCCTTATATCTTCTTACTCATTTACAGTCTCCAGCTTTCAACCAACTTCACCTATAGCTTCCAAGCAATCGCATTCTCAATGGCATCATGGTCTATTCATGTCCGCGCATTATACGAGCTTATTATTGGAAGAAAGAGTGGGTTCGCGATTACTTCAAAAACAGCGATTAAAGGAAACTTTATAAAACTAGTACGTCCTCATATTGCTTACTATGTGATAGCATTAATTGGTCTCGGTGTTGCTCTCTTCCGAGAAGGATTGAGCGCATCGGTATCAACAAACATGGCATGGGTGCTTTTGAATGTTGTCATCTTTTACCCATTTATTAAAGCATCACTTCCTGAAAAGGAATCAAAGGAAGAAGCAGCCGTTGTAACTACAAACGCATATGCATTACCAAAACGATAA
- a CDS encoding glycosyltransferase family 39 protein, whose protein sequence is MHYQNDKTNNDRSAFLPLLGLIIFVIAIAFLFFTQQSLRLDEAQSLWQTSHTPTKILNIIAQDVHVPFYHMILHFWQLFLGNTVETGRALSLIFFVLSIPAMYFLGKRAFNRNVALFATTLYAVSPFMNWYGSEIRMYSLLTLLTILSQYFFLGIYKLRDGDSWIGYSIVALFGIFTHYFFFFVLLVQALFYFIYRPGFAPNSLKKFITIAVLLVLIFSPWVYYMQIQGSGSTTAPMLTAPSTIDVFNSFSQFLFGFQNDHMNTLLVSLWPITVLLGFLALRENEKVSSDAVYMLMSILIPMVAAFVVSVTLRPLFVSRYLILTIPSLYLFIGWVFSTYPKQLQNVVKAVLIFAMLASLAIEIVSPTTPTKENYREAVTYLEQRTTAQDVIVLSAPFTRYPVEYYYRGPAELTTLPIWNQLTGAMPQFSEEKLPEEINTIKQGHKIAWVLLSYDQGYSETIRLYMDNNFERIDTHVFSPDLKLYVYKLNYDEPIFGQATSQ, encoded by the coding sequence ATGCATTACCAAAACGATAAAACTAATAATGATCGAAGTGCCTTTCTCCCACTATTGGGCCTCATTATCTTTGTAATTGCAATTGCGTTCCTTTTCTTTACTCAGCAAAGTCTACGCCTCGATGAAGCGCAAAGTTTATGGCAAACAAGTCATACGCCAACTAAAATATTAAACATCATTGCTCAAGATGTGCATGTACCGTTTTATCACATGATCTTGCACTTCTGGCAGTTATTTCTTGGTAATACCGTAGAAACAGGACGAGCACTTTCTCTCATTTTCTTTGTGCTCTCAATTCCTGCAATGTACTTCTTAGGTAAACGTGCATTCAATAGAAATGTTGCGTTGTTTGCAACAACTCTCTATGCTGTTTCACCATTTATGAATTGGTACGGAAGTGAAATTCGAATGTACAGTTTGCTTACACTTCTTACAATTCTTTCTCAGTATTTCTTCTTAGGAATCTATAAATTACGAGATGGTGATTCTTGGATTGGATATTCTATTGTTGCACTCTTTGGAATCTTCACCCACTACTTCTTCTTCTTTGTACTTCTTGTACAAGCATTATTCTATTTTATTTATCGACCTGGCTTTGCACCCAATTCACTTAAAAAATTTATAACTATAGCTGTACTTTTGGTACTCATATTTAGTCCATGGGTCTACTATATGCAAATTCAAGGTAGTGGAAGTACTACAGCTCCAATGCTTACTGCTCCATCTACTATTGATGTTTTCAATTCATTCTCACAATTCTTGTTCGGATTCCAGAATGATCACATGAATACCCTTCTTGTTTCATTGTGGCCAATTACAGTGCTCTTAGGATTCTTGGCTTTACGAGAAAACGAAAAAGTATCTTCAGACGCAGTGTATATGTTGATGTCGATTTTGATTCCAATGGTAGCTGCGTTTGTGGTGAGTGTTACCCTTCGACCATTGTTTGTATCACGATATCTGATTCTCACCATACCTTCTTTGTATTTATTTATTGGTTGGGTATTTTCTACCTATCCAAAGCAATTGCAGAATGTAGTAAAAGCAGTTCTTATCTTCGCAATGCTTGCTAGTCTTGCAATTGAAATTGTAAGTCCTACAACTCCAACCAAAGAAAACTACCGAGAAGCTGTAACCTATCTTGAACAGCGCACAACAGCTCAAGATGTTATTGTTCTCTCAGCACCATTCACTCGATACCCTGTAGAATATTATTATCGTGGACCAGCAGAACTCACGACCCTTCCAATTTGGAATCAGCTTACTGGTGCTATGCCTCAGTTTAGTGAAGAAAAACTTCCAGAAGAAATCAACACTATTAAGCAAGGTCATAAAATTGCCTGGGTTCTCTTAAGTTATGATCAGGGATATTCAGAAACAATCCGACTCTACATGGACAACAACTTTGAACGAATTGATACCCACGTATTCTCTCCCGACCTCAAACTCTATGTCTATAAATTAAACTACGACGAGCCAATCTTTGGTCAAGCTACATCTCAATAA
- a CDS encoding type II secretion system protein, translating to MSKNKNGFTLIELLVVIAIISLLSAVILVSLNVARSKASDTAVKTNLASARTQAEQFATDNAGFEFSYDTICTEGTVGGIYPMVNAAAAESSDVSVSVDAIGNYDSSTCNDTSTGWAIEIPLKSTPGGLYCVDYLGKAEVTAGSSLSAVDDVTCL from the coding sequence ATGAGCAAAAATAAAAACGGTTTTACTCTTATAGAACTTTTAGTAGTTATTGCAATAATAAGTCTTTTATCTGCTGTCATCTTAGTTTCTCTTAATGTTGCTCGAAGTAAGGCAAGTGATACAGCGGTAAAAACTAATCTAGCAAGTGCACGTACTCAGGCAGAACAATTTGCAACAGATAATGCGGGTTTCGAATTTAGTTATGACACCATTTGTACAGAAGGAACTGTAGGGGGAATATATCCTATGGTAAATGCAGCTGCTGCTGAAAGTTCTGATGTATCAGTATCTGTAGATGCAATTGGTAATTATGATAGCTCAACATGTAATGACACCTCTACTGGGTGGGCAATTGAAATCCCATTAAAGTCTACTCCCGGTGGATTGTATTGTGTGGATTATTTAGGAAAAGCTGAGGTAACTGCAGGTTCAAGTTTGAGTGCTGTGGATGATGTAACCTGCCTATAA